A stretch of DNA from Myxococcales bacterium:
CCGGCGGTTGCTCTGCCTCCAGTACGCACGGAGCGTTTGCAGCACGAGCTTGGGCAACATCGTGTAGCGGTCACGCTGACCTTTGCCTTGCCTGATGTGAATCACCATGCGACGGCTGTCGATGTCCGCAACTCGCAAGTTGAGCACCTCGTTGATCCGCAGGCCGGCCCCATACGCGGTCATCACGATCGCCTGCATTCTGAGCGACCCCAGCTCACCGAGCAGTCGCTCGATCTCGTCGCCGCTCAGGATGGCCGGCAGTCGATGCGGCACGCGCATCTGCTGGATCCAAGCGACCTCTTCCGGTCGCTCCAGGGTGTGCGCATAGAGAAACTTCAGCGCCGCGGCGTAGACGTTGTACGTCGATGGCGAGCGCTCAGGTCCTCGACCAGGTGCAGCAAGAAGTCTCGAATTTCGGCCTTGCCCATCAGCCTCGGTGACTTGCCGTGGTGCCTCACGAAAACTTCGCCGCAACGCAGATAGGTCTTGAGCGTGTTGGCGCAAAGACCGCGCAGCCTGATGTCCTCGGCCATTTGGTTTCGCAGCTGTCCCATGCTTCAACTCCGGTGTTGGCGCACCCGGCCATCGGGCGCGCGAT
This window harbors:
- a CDS encoding phage integrase N-terminal SAM-like domain-containing protein, which translates into the protein MGQLRNQMAEDIRLRGLCANTLKTYLRCGEVFVRHHGKSPRLMGKAEIRDFLLHLVEDLSARHRRTTSTPRR